A DNA window from Onthophagus taurus isolate NC chromosome 1, IU_Otau_3.0, whole genome shotgun sequence contains the following coding sequences:
- the LOC111421619 gene encoding uncharacterized protein, whose product MKIYILVVLLSVICAIVTCQQKSTRRSVEVPAEVPIGGHWATKSQWKAHWVKHWVPKTIYIPVWKKVWTPININEWIPYAPLHHR is encoded by the exons atgaaaatttat ATCTTGGTTGTTTTATTAAGTGTGATATGTGCGATCGTAACTTGTCAACAAAAATCTACAAGGag GTCCGTGGAAGTACCAGCGGAAGTTCCCATAGGAGGACATTGGGCAACAAAATCGCAATGGAAAGCTCATTGGGTGAAGCATTGGGTTCCAAAAACG atttacaTTCCGGTATGGAAAAAAGTGTGGACACCAATAAACATAAACGAATGGATTCCATACGCACCACTTCATCACCGTTAG
- the LOC111417695 gene encoding ubiquitin-conjugating enzyme E2 G2: MAGSALRRLMAEYKQLTLNPPEGIIAGPINEENFFEWEALITGPEGTCFEGGVFPAKLTFPPDYPLSPPKMQFTCEMFHPNIYADGKVCISILHAPGDDPMGYESSAERWSPVQSVEKILLSVVSMLAEPNDESGANVDAAKMWRENRDEFNKIAERIVRRTLGIPT; this comes from the exons ATGGCTGGTTCGGCACTAAGGCGACTTATGGCAGAATATAAAC aattaacgTTAAACCCCCCAGAAGGAATCATAGCGGGACCAATAAACGAAGAAAACTTTTTCGAATGGGAAGCATTAATAAc GGGACCCGAAGGAACTTGTTTTGAAGGTGGAGTTTTTCCTGCAAAGTTAACATTTCCCCCTGATTACCCTTTAAGTCCGCCGAAAATGCAATTTACGTGTGAGATGTTTCACCCAAACATTTATGCAGATGGGAAAGTTTGCATTTCTATTTTACATGCACCCGGTGATGATCCAATGGGGTATGAATCAAGTGCTGAGAGATGGTCACCTGTTCAAAGCGTAGAAAAGATATTGTTATCTGTTGTTAGTATGTTAGCAG agcCAAATGATGAAAGTGGTGCGAATGTTGATGCTGCAAAAATGTGGAGGGAAAATAGagatgaatttaataaaattgcagAAAGAATTGTGCGAAGAACTTTAGGTATTCCcacttaa